A DNA window from Solanum lycopersicum chromosome 3, SLM_r2.1 contains the following coding sequences:
- the LOC101251078 gene encoding uncharacterized protein — translation MAEEETCSWMIQKVMNAKQSVEQVQQLQKKNKGVIRQLYSHMKGEQQRPIWTCLMFNNAVRQKAYFTMWIMMNQRLVTVDKRAQWVVDVEKTCVLCKNDDKNVEHLFIQCNFARRIWGRLLSWIEKQTNVPMTWEQFIKWCILHGKGKRSAAQMFKIILAEGIYGLWMERNSRIFEHKSRNEDQLVKEITYITIARTPSRVKDNVSHLTFK, via the coding sequence ATGGCAGAGGAGGAAACATGCAGCTGGATGATACAAAAAGTTATGAATGCTAAGCAAAGTGTGGAACAAGTTCAGCAATTGCAAAAGAAGAATAAAGGGGTGATCAGGCAACTTTATAGTCACATGAAGGGAGAACAACAAAGGCCAATATGGACATGTCTTATGTTCAACAATGCTGTAAGACAAAAGGCTTACTTCACAATGTGGATCATGATGAATCAAAGGCTAGTAACAGTGGACAAACGGGCTCAGTGGGTAGTTGACGTAGAGAAGACATGTGTGTTATGCaagaatgatgataaaaatgtAGAACATTTATTTATACAGTGTAACTTTGCTAGGAGAATATGGGGGAGACTGCTAAGCTGGATAGAGAAACAAACTAATGTTCCAATGACATGGGAGCAATTTATAAAGTGGTGCATACTTCATGGTAAAGGGAAGAGATCAGCTGCACAAATGTTCAAGATTATACTGGCTGAAGGCATCTATGGACTGTGGATGGAGAGAAATAGTCGAATTTTTGAACACAAGAGTAGAAATGAGGATCAACTTGTTAAAGAGATAACCTATATAACTATTGCTAGAACTCCTTCTAGAGTGAAGGATAATGTAAGTCATTTGACATTTAAGTAA